Proteins encoded in a region of the Nicotiana tomentosiformis chromosome 9, ASM39032v3, whole genome shotgun sequence genome:
- the LOC138898510 gene encoding uncharacterized protein, producing MASVESVSTSRGKRLNFVAIQHVTAPSVLSLYQFLWGACQRIWIDILLKNDVPVVLKGFLTLVKIQFDSAVKVFRSDNGLEFFNSYYKGLFSVTGNVHQSSYVYTPHHNRLVERKHRHLLKVARAIRDVSFKEDIFPFKSAQSQVNTQCHILGDIPVCDPFILVATDDEVVDHVATYRLTLVAIDPITPIPATSSPPDTGHIDHVEGSPDATPVTTATEVTPYPIPVEFHRTPDHATEASTSTRKSTRRTKTPGWLSDIVHKAPKHNINASTITAYLISAYKSYGSLSESCLKAFCNLSCVKEPKYFEEAVQDPKWLEAMRHELQAFNDNQTWHYARLEAISNGYLQCLFVRKFTLDLIEYLGLGGSKPAGTPLEVN from the exons ATGGCCTCTGTTGAATCTGTTTCCACCTCAAGGGGGAAAAGATTGAATTTTGTGGCAATTCAACATGTAACG GCTCCATCAGTGTTGAGTTTGTACCAGTTTCTTTGGGGTGCATGCCAGCGTATATGGATTGACATTTTG TTGAAGAATGATGTTCCAGTTGTATTGAAAGGATTCTTGACACTTGTAAAGATTCAATTTGACAGTGCAGTAAAGGTGTTCAGAAGTGATAATGGTTTAGAATTTTTCAATTCATACTATAAAGGTTTGTTCAGTGTTACAGGGAATGTTCATCAGAGTTCTTATGTCTACACACCCCACCATAATAGATTAGTAGAAAGAAAACATAGGCATCTTCTAAAAGTAGCCAGAGCAATCAG GGATGTGTCCTTCAAGGAAGACATTTTTCCTTTCAAGTCAGCCCAGTCTCAAGTCAACACACAATGCCACATCTTAGGTGATATTCCAGTTTGTGATCCATTTATCCTAGTTGCTACAGATGATGAGGTTGTGGACCATGTTGCTACATATAGACTTACATTAGTGGCTATTGATCCCATAACACCAATTCCTGCTACTTCCAGCCCTCCTGATACAGGACACATTGATCATGTAGAAGGCTCACCTGATGCAACACCTGTTACAACAGCTACTGAGGTGACTCCATATCCTATTCCTGTAGAGTTCCATAGGACTCCTGACCATGCCACAGAAGCATCAACCAGCACTAGGAAGTCTACTAGAAGAACAAAGACTCCTGGGTGGTTAAGTGACATTGTTCACAAGGCACCTAAACATAACATTAATGCATCAACAATTACTGCATATCTTATATCAGCATACAAGTCTTATGGTTCTCTTTCAGAGTCATGTTTAAAGGCATTCTGCAACTTGTCATGTGTGAAGGAACCTAAATACTTTGAGGAGGCTGTTCAGGATCCTAAGTGGCTTGAAGCTATGAGACATGAATTGCAGGCATTCAATGATAATCAAACCTGGCA CTATGCGAGGTTAGAGGCTATATCAAATGGTTATCTTCAATGCCTTTTTGTAAG GAAGTTCACATTAGATCTTATTGAATACTTGGGTCTTGGTGGATCAAAGCCTGCTGGTACTCCTTTAGAGGTCAACTAG